From the genome of Geminocystis herdmanii PCC 6308, one region includes:
- a CDS encoding Uma2 family endonuclease, protein MVALTEKTLTSPENQIKYYSPEEYLKLEEKAETKNEYRNGEIIPMAGATINHNKIALNFCRQFPLTIEKQIYEIFMSDVKLFIPEENIYTYPDVMIVRDNPIYQNDSKTIITNPLIIIEVLSLSTQDYDRGQKFKYYRSLESLQEYILIDQYEYSIEQFAKNQQGKWVLTEYKKLEEKLLLESIAWEIPLTDIYQRVEFPSKPEKAKSDSEKS, encoded by the coding sequence ATGGTAGCCTTAACCGAAAAAACCTTAACTTCCCCAGAAAATCAAATCAAGTATTATTCCCCTGAAGAATACCTAAAATTAGAAGAAAAAGCAGAAACTAAAAACGAATATCGCAATGGAGAAATTATCCCGATGGCTGGTGCAACAATTAATCATAATAAAATTGCCTTAAATTTCTGTCGTCAATTTCCTTTGACAATAGAAAAACAAATTTATGAAATATTTATGAGTGATGTAAAATTATTTATCCCCGAAGAAAACATCTATACTTATCCTGATGTCATGATAGTTAGAGATAACCCTATTTATCAAAATGACAGTAAAACTATTATCACTAATCCCTTAATTATCATCGAAGTTTTATCTCTCTCTACCCAAGACTATGACAGAGGACAAAAATTCAAGTATTATCGTTCTTTAGAATCTCTACAGGAATATATTTTAATCGATCAATATGAATATTCGATCGAACAATTTGCTAAAAATCAACAAGGTAAATGGGTATTAACAGAATATAAGAAATTAGAAGAAAAATTATTATTAGAATCCATAGCTTGGGAAATACCTTTAACAGACATTTATCAAAGAGTAGAATTTCCCTCAAAACCAGAGAAGGCAAAAAGTGACTCAGAAAAAAGCTGA
- a CDS encoding dihydrolipoamide acetyltransferase family protein, with product MIHDIFMPALSSTMTEGKIVSWEKSPGDKIEKGETVVVVESDKADMDVESFYSGYLAIILVQAGEEAPVGNAIAYIAETEAEIEEAKQKANKTPTAIATTPAPETKLAVETASVVTAEVPTPAKSNGRMVVSPRAKKLAKQLKVDLSSIVGSGPNGRIIAEDVEKAVGKTATAPSVAPVTIAPTPQPTVTVAPIVNNLAGETVPFNTLQQAVIRNMMASLQVPTFQVSYNINTDALDSLYRKIKSKGVTMTALLAKAVALTLQKHPVVNAGFTEAGIKYNEGINIAVAVAMPDGGLITPVIKNADKLDIYSLARSWQDLVNRARAKQLQPDEYSTGTFTLSNLGMFGVNDFTAILPPGTGAILAIGGVRPTVVANKDGLFGVKNQMTVNITCDHRTIYGADAAGFLQDLAKLIETDTHSLTL from the coding sequence ATGATTCACGATATTTTTATGCCCGCCCTAAGTTCGACTATGACAGAGGGTAAAATCGTTTCATGGGAAAAATCCCCCGGAGATAAAATCGAGAAAGGAGAAACCGTTGTTGTCGTAGAATCAGACAAGGCGGATATGGATGTCGAATCCTTCTACTCTGGCTATTTAGCCATTATTTTAGTACAAGCTGGAGAAGAAGCTCCTGTTGGCAATGCGATCGCATACATTGCAGAGACAGAAGCTGAAATCGAGGAAGCAAAACAAAAAGCGAATAAAACTCCAACAGCAATCGCTACCACTCCTGCACCAGAAACTAAACTAGCGGTAGAAACTGCCTCCGTTGTTACCGCCGAAGTTCCTACTCCTGCGAAAAGTAATGGTAGAATGGTGGTTTCTCCTAGGGCGAAAAAACTAGCAAAACAATTAAAAGTTGATTTAAGTTCGATCGTGGGAAGTGGTCCTAATGGTCGTATAATTGCAGAAGATGTGGAAAAAGCCGTTGGCAAAACTGCCACAGCGCCATCAGTTGCCCCCGTTACCATCGCCCCAACTCCTCAACCTACGGTAACTGTTGCTCCTATTGTCAACAATTTAGCAGGAGAAACAGTACCTTTCAACACTTTACAACAAGCCGTTATTCGCAACATGATGGCAAGTTTACAAGTACCCACTTTCCAAGTAAGTTATAACATTAACACCGATGCCCTAGATAGTCTTTATCGCAAAATAAAATCTAAAGGTGTCACCATGACGGCATTATTGGCAAAAGCCGTTGCCCTCACATTACAAAAACATCCCGTTGTCAATGCAGGTTTCACCGAAGCAGGTATTAAATATAACGAAGGCATTAATATTGCCGTTGCCGTTGCTATGCCAGACGGAGGTTTAATCACTCCTGTCATCAAAAATGCTGATAAATTAGATATTTATTCCTTAGCGCGGAGTTGGCAAGACTTAGTAAACCGCGCCCGTGCTAAACAATTACAACCTGATGAGTACAGTACTGGTACATTTACTCTTTCTAACTTAGGAATGTTTGGAGTTAATGACTTTACGGCTATCTTACCCCCCGGCACAGGTGCTATTTTAGCCATTGGTGGTGTGCGTCCTACTGTTGTAGCAAATAAAGATGGTTTATTTGGTGTGAAAAATCAAATGACTGTAAATATTACTTGTGATCATCGTACAATTTATGGTGCTGATGCGGCAGGATTTTTACAGGATTTAGCTAAGTTAATTGAAACGGATACCCATTCTTTGACTTTATAA
- a CDS encoding CO2 hydration protein, producing the protein MIKTQVKIPPSTHEFADVIHRLEAGGSMLPDTPENLMQIIGIYKAYAVPMDFYWRDLLYIAERVFLNPLPFFKYFISQEYLDLPNHYAGDTADLRIWRGKATAHPELLAFMEKGETGKKPKLFHHLLHDRVNMEFAEACMRAMLWHGRDMGMGKFDAYLDSEEYKANADVAIKAYCKNNPMMLGLYKLFPEMLLEQVRQLSYYANLGLFWEVMAPVFFEMSDIYDEGGFKGVPDAMNFLVNGIFAIAGRPIYHHVYIEGKCYEIIPKSKGFTWLYEAALPYVEAVFYRTSPFRGTKSYNAQAKQIPHEQKDFHYGILYADVFPVGSAGIPPTLLMDDMLHFLPPYLIEYYQNHCRGEDDMLIQLGVTFQRSMYNVTSAVIQALRTALLYPLDDENPKHLMKNRQFFEMQMDRFKRPEARLRDIQSQDYR; encoded by the coding sequence ATGATCAAAACCCAAGTAAAAATTCCCCCTTCTACCCATGAATTTGCTGATGTTATCCATCGTTTAGAGGCTGGTGGCTCAATGTTACCAGATACTCCCGAAAATTTAATGCAAATTATCGGTATCTATAAAGCCTATGCTGTGCCGATGGATTTTTATTGGCGCGACTTACTCTATATCGCTGAAAGAGTTTTTCTTAACCCCCTTCCTTTCTTTAAATATTTCATCTCCCAAGAATATCTCGATTTGCCTAACCATTACGCAGGAGACACCGCCGATTTACGCATCTGGCGAGGAAAAGCAACGGCACATCCAGAGTTACTTGCCTTTATGGAAAAAGGGGAAACTGGTAAAAAGCCTAAATTATTCCATCATTTACTGCACGATCGAGTTAACATGGAATTTGCTGAGGCTTGTATGCGCGCGATGCTATGGCATGGTAGAGATATGGGCATGGGAAAATTTGATGCTTATCTTGACAGCGAAGAATATAAAGCCAATGCCGATGTCGCCATCAAAGCCTACTGTAAAAATAATCCCATGATGTTAGGCTTATACAAACTTTTCCCTGAGATGTTGTTAGAACAAGTGCGACAACTTTCCTATTATGCTAATCTAGGCTTATTCTGGGAAGTCATGGCGCCCGTTTTCTTTGAGATGTCAGATATTTATGACGAAGGCGGTTTTAAAGGTGTGCCTGATGCTATGAATTTTTTAGTTAACGGTATATTTGCGATCGCAGGAAGACCAATATATCATCATGTATATATAGAAGGCAAATGCTATGAAATCATCCCCAAATCTAAAGGATTTACATGGTTATACGAAGCCGCTTTACCCTACGTTGAAGCCGTCTTTTATCGCACTTCTCCCTTTCGAGGCACAAAATCCTATAACGCCCAAGCCAAACAAATCCCCCATGAGCAAAAAGATTTCCATTATGGTATTCTCTATGCAGATGTTTTTCCCGTGGGTAGTGCTGGAATCCCCCCCACTTTGTTAATGGATGATATGTTGCATTTTTTACCTCCCTATCTCATCGAATACTATCAAAACCACTGTCGAGGAGAAGATGATATGTTGATTCAATTAGGGGTAACTTTCCAACGATCGATGTATAATGTAACCTCAGCAGTAATTCAGGCTTTGCGCACGGCTTTACTATATCCCCTTGATGACGAAAATCCCAAGCATTTAATGAAAAATCGTCAATTTTTTGAGATGCAAATGGATAGATTTAAACGCCCCGAAGCTCGATTAAGAGATATTCAATCTCAAGATTATCGTTAA